The region gccttgactaagccctcaacgtattcaaagctgctgactgaccttatagcattcaaacttttacccttattaaaatttaatcctcaaaatacttaatctttaatcacccattcataacatgtgcttaaaatcctattggtccttatctaaaacttatagtataataaatattatccttaatatcagtcatataatcaaaccttaggttaacattaatattctcaaactataggttaaacttagaaaatctacaagtactactatgagtgtccaaataattcccggtctgaaccaaaaatccacagttacaaagataatactataaatactataatactactatctaactagctaagtaaagttcttggactctacattttccctccaagcttgagcttggttaggtgggataTTCCCACTGCCACGTACTTTAGAAAGATCATCCTCTCGGCAAGCATGACTTGCATTTATGGCCGGATCCCCTCTCtacgagttgaggcgatctcgaaggtcggcccgagggctttgcgccgaacttaagCGATTACACAGGTCTCCACCGGATCTGGCACTTCTGTGGCTCTTGGTCTAGTAACTCCtgttggaaaagcttggagcctgCTGCCatgggtgaggatccgggacatCCCCACGTGCTCGTGGGTGATGGGAAGGACCGgtgggaggaggattccttctgCCGCTCCCCTGCGCCGGAATATCTTGAACAAGAAGAGAGGGAtatgggtatcttatcggcgaaGGGGGATGCCTAATTGGTGAAGCGATCCTCGTCCCATCCGGCCGGACTAAACTAGCTCGCGGTCGTTCTACTCTACCGTCTCCAGCTTCCTGTGCCTGGCGGTCTGATCGCGACATGGGAGGGCTGGTCGGAGCAGGTTGTCTGCGCGAGCTTTCCCCGGACCTCCTCAGCGAGCTGCCACGAGCCCTTCTGGGCGCGTCCGATGGTGGTGCCGaactaggagttgaggttctgactgatcggctgaattgctgattggccttgggaaactcctcaaacatagctCCCTAGTTATGGTGTGACATGGGTGCAGAACTtggggttgaggttctgactgatcggctgggtctgggccgactatccctgcgggacttgtgagtcccgctttgcctctttccgacgttaacgtcagttgcaagagggggtagtcgggccaagacttcctcgatttgcttggTTACTCTggatagctgactcctcaactgtatgttctccatttTTGTTGCCGTCAGGTAACCTGGGTTCGGATTTGGCAGTCGGGGCAccgaactcccggtgtcgtcctatcccatcggctgctttcccgatcgctgctggatctcggggtttggttcatcagatatggcggcatggtgggcctcctacccatcatgttgatccgcctcgttaccatgcctcgaccgagtaaccaccatgattaAGTTattgtgatagcaccaatctaaatcctctcaatgaaagcaccaaactaaatcctctcaataactacagtattggctaagcgtaactggactgaacgttggagggtgaaaacctactgagtgctaaggactccaagtaagtcaacttatattgtatggctgcaacatgaaacgattattgtcttgtatgttagtatagggatacatgcacatatatagactgacgtagaaagttgcttagagatgttagtctagtgagtgtcgatttagaaaatatgaacggtagatatccttcatatcctagacggcttatccccgtcacactgcttgattttattatgtccagcTCATTACCGCagcgagtggccaagaggtgaggattagctggttaaacctaggggcgccaaaacaaatgggacctaggggccctcatgcttacttaatcagtgaacggttagaacccgagcaagtgctctaataagttattcccagataacaaccgtgaatattggccattcagtgagagtgcctagagatactaggggttgccagattgagtgaggctgaacaccctaggggcaactgctcaccaacaccactgattagcatagaagtctctgtaaaaccatgtaaagtcgatttcactcttggataagtagtgatgccctaggtaacacgatagttactgttgatggagatatttattggctagatcttagtattgagagtcggttctctcttacagattagcaattatgttggagggcacgttacgcctgaattgttggaaattgtcgagcgttggtctcgaattatattgtgatatgatatatctacttgctctgggattttctgagtgcagggatatatttgttgataagatatagttgtgaaataatatatctgcttgctttgggattttctgagtgcagggatataattgttgataagaattagttgcgatataatatatctgatTGTTCTGAGATTTTCTGGTGCATGATTTcatctgtttataggaaataatttatcattggttatcaggcatgaccataagtttgccaggacgctttgcgttcttgaaattgattgtgtagggtccggatggatctggaaccctaatcctctacatgcttttgtttgaaggttgaacttactaagcgttttcgcttacctagttgcttcatgttgtaggtaagagcaagggcaaggcagaggagtgagcgttggagtctaccttgcaaatgtacatgtggactgaccttttgggaaaccattttatttttggaaatgttgtgtaattttcctaaactaggctcactctactctttataaaatatgtttgtaactaaatgttaagtatggtcatacaactctttaaaaagttttttttatacgggtttttgagacattttgttaaatgaaaacatttatatttccgcattatcaagtcttgaaaatccgggtcgttacaaatgCGAAATTACATATCTGTAGGAAATATTCGAAAAtactgcgaccagactggtcgctcaTAAAATATGTCGTCTGCTGAGTGAACTCTCTTCTGGTTGATGGTCGAACAAATCGTAAACACTTAAGTGGTCATGTGTATTCCACGTGCTTGTTAAAtctgccacgtcatcaagtaaatcttttttgggtaaacaatatggttttattatttttaaataattatcattgtaaaatatcttattttaatttgtttaattaattatttatttaagtttaagtcatatttatttatttataagaatattccgttaaagtttacgaaaaaaaaccgttaaaaccaagaatttccgttgtCTACACAcgttttatatattagagaaagTTAAGTGATTTAAGCCGTTTGTAATATTGAGTtggctttattatttttaaattatcataaaatatcttaaaaataccatattttaattaattatttattttttgttaaatttatgtttgttatagtttttgaatttaatagtgacaacaaaatattatatattatatgtttaatataatattaatattattagtgGAATTTAAACTTTGGTcatttgctatttttttttaaacagaaatttgttgctagttgattatatattatatgtttaatatgatattattctaataagtgaggtttaagtttaattaaattttatttaagttataaaacgtatgattttattatttttaaataattataattgtaaaatatcttattttaattagtttaattagttatttatttaagtttaagtcatgtttatttatttataagaatattatgttaaaatgaaaaaaaaaactgttaaaaataTTAACATTATCTAcgcatttttttaatataaaagatatttttatagttttttaTTAAAGGAAACTtaatatttttaccattttttttgGGTGACTCATAAACACTCTACAAATCTCTCTCAAAAAGTTTATTTTATGTTATCCAAGTATTTGACGTCATCACAGCATGATGGTGGTTTTCTTGATGataacttgtttttttttataattagtttaaaagtttTCACTATATTGTTGTAGCTTATGTTATTTCATTAGTATTTAGTCTATATAAATCTTGATGTTTATTTGTGTATAATGCTCATAATATAAGTGTTTTGTGTAATTGTTTATTATTGTTTAGTTTCTTTCACACCCTTATGTGTGAATTTTTAGTTCCACAACTTATAACCATACATTGCTCTAAACATAAACATTTATTTCACGCTCATAATAGAATATGACTAATGGTATTAAAATGTATcattaacctttttttttttttttttaaatattgtagGATACAACAGTCCAACATACTACGATCAAAGATATTGTCACGACCCGAGTCTTAACCCGTGgtagatttgtaatatccataatttGTAGTAAAAGATCAAACTTTGACTcttgttggaaaatagtctttataaatgattatttagtatatattaaatagtactataattataagttaaaataatagaataactcctataactatatataaaaatattagtgataaaagcatgatcatgtatctttatacatagaacaataatattcatacagttatgtagtcaccaaacagttaaatttaataagtcagaaacacaaaaaataatacttagcatccaccattcctcattcctaactattacatagctaattcagatataccgatcattaggttccaaatcaaatacatatataatgttcaaaagataAGATAATGACACTAAATAGAAATAAGCTAAACACATTGGCTCAATCAATAATTCATCTTTCTCACAttcgcgtcactaggctcctggaataggagagatatagggggtgagcttataaagctcagtaggaaagcaactaataacataggacccaaaagtttaaCACAACCCCtacatggttagctttgaaaacaaaacatacatcatcatcatgtataaaccaaaatatagagaaaccacaaataatcataagagcatagctaaaAGTGCACAtaacaccgtccactagatccctagttcccgttacccaccatagaaaaaccgacatcctaaatcgggtagccggacctgataaccaccacaaggggaggctcagaacaTTTCTTGTATACAGATgttaggtctttacacctacaggtgagtggacacctaatctacctatgatgacacagagactaggttgtgaaacaacaacatgcacaaatcatgatcactatggctctcatcggtataaccaaatgcaggtaaacatgaaaagaaataaacatattccctttatattttagaaaattgggcagcataacaactgcatttgaataaaacccaaaaatcataacatgcataaataagtgaacaaaaatatatttggcactcaatGCCCTCAGAATAGATCAaaaaacatgcagattaagtttttaatttttcaaacattttataaatatcaaaattagaatatgtttaatgcaattcaatacgagtaaaataagtccaatagtcaagttgagtctCTACCTGCTTAGAATTTTCAATCCGAGCCCAAAgcgacgctcctaagcttaacTATGATCCTGGATTGATTTAGTCcaattttaatatcacgtttttcctacgtgcaccaaatgagcaaacgattatcatcattgcattccttattAAAAATCttgtccaatgacatataatatgaccatatttaaaatttcaagtttcggaacctcacccaagcggtgcatAGTAGCGGTTGGTGGCGGCAGTGAGCAGTGTATCAGAAACGTTGATGAAGGTAGGCGTGGCATATATCAAAACGCTCGCATTGATGAGTAGATCACGTTCATACCAACCATTGGTCCAAAAAGTGCTCAGGCTCACCGGAAAGtggcggagatacccaaaatcttgcCGGAGAAAAACTCTGAGTTTGCCGAAATGACTTAGTGGGCGACGTTCCTCTTTTCACACTGGTTCCAACGATGCCACCCACTCGCCGAACGGTGGTCTAAGTTGGCCGAAAAACGTAGTCAAAGTTTTGACAACTAAACATTGACACCTCTGTTCGCATGCGTCTTAACTCCGATGGCCTTGGGATTTTGGGGATGGGATTGTCACCGACCACTAATGCTTCAGCTCCAGCGCGTGGCGGCAACGGAAACTTTGGCGGTGGTTGCTTGGTACCCGGGCGTGGGTTGTTGCAGAGAGAAAAgcaaggaaagaaaagaagaagaagggcgggggttggggggggggggggggaagaaaaaggaaaaaaaatctgaatataaaaaaaaattaaaataagtgggtcccaccacttatatatataattaaattaattttttttttagttttctttttgacTTTTCAACCTGAAAAGTCCTCAGGTTTTACATTCctccctccttaaagaaatttcgtcctgaAATTTTCAAAGTACTACCTCAAgctgaaaattaaacaaatgatGATACTTCTCATACATCTCCGACTCTAACTCTCAAGTAGCCTCGTCTTCTCTATGGTTCCACcacttatatatataattaaatttttttttttttagttttctttttgacTTTTCAACCTGAAAAGTCCTCAGGTTTTACATTCctccctccttaaagaaatttcgtcccgaaattttcAAAGTACTACCTCAAgctgaaaattaaacaaatgatGATACTTCTCATACATCTCCGACTCTAACTCTCAAGTAGCCTCGTCTTCTCTATGGTTCCACCATAAGACCTTGATTGCGGGAATCTCTCTATTCCTTAACACATTTAACTCTCTCGCTAGGATTCTGATAGGTTGTTCTTCATATGTCACGTTCTCTTGAAGAGGGACAACCTCATACTCAATGATGTGCAATGGGTCTAGAGTATACTTCCTCAGCATCGacacatggaacacattgtgaacatGCCCTAATCGCACTGGTAAGATCAATCGATAAGCAACCTCCCCAACTCTctcgataacctcgaaaggtccaataTACCTCGGGGATAGCTTTCCCTTCATCCAAATCTCTTCACACCACGCATGGGAGTAACTTTCAAGAAGACATAGTCATCAACCTCAAACTCAACTTCTCGTCGGTGGAGATCGGCATAACTCTTTTGAAAACTTTGAAAAACCTTAAGTCTCTCTTGGATCTCTTTGATCTTCTCAGTGATACTAGCAATAATTTGTGGTCCAATTGTGACATGCTAATTTGGTTCTGTCCAATACAAATGTGATCTGCATGCTCTCCCATATAAGGCCTCATAAGGAGCCATGCCTATACTGGTTTGGTAGATATTATTATAACTGAATTCCACCAATGACAAGTGTTCTCCCCAGCTACccccaaaatccaaaatacaacAACGAAGCCTGTCCTCCAAAGTTTGGATAGtcttctcagactgtccatctgtctgagggtggTGAGTGGTGCTCAAGTTAAGTTCAGTTCCTAAAGCATTTTGTAATGCTCGCCAAAACCTTGATGTAAATTGAGGATCTCTATCAGAAACAATGCTGGAAGGCAACCCATGCTATCGAAGTATATTGCCCACATAAAGTTGAGCTAGTCTAGAAACCTTATAATCCTTCCTAATTGGAATGAAAAGAGCAGATTTGGCCAAACGATCAACAATCACCTAGACAGTGTCATGctttaatggtgttaatggtaaTCTTGTCACAAAGTCCCTCGTGATCTTATCCCACTTCAATTCTGGTATAGGTAAAGGTTAAAACAACCCTGAAGGTGCTCAGCTTTAACCTACTAGCAAACCATACACTTAGCTACAAAGTTAGCCACATCTCTCTTCATACCTTCCCACCAATATTGTCTTTTctagtcttggtacatctttgtgcttccaggATGTACAGCAAGTTTAGACCTATGAGCCTCGATCATAACAGACTCTAAGATTAAGGATATTTGTAACGTCAATCTTCCCTTATGGTATAAGAATCCTTCAACATttactgtccatccatctaaCTGATCACCATTTCAGATTCGATTCCAGATAAGTCTCAATTTTTTATCTTGCCATTGACATTGCTTAACTTGTTGAAGTAGCACTGGTGTAACCACTACGCTTGAAACACAAACAATGTATTTTCCTTCATAGTACTCTAATTCATAATCACCCATCATGATCGTTCTTTTCCAATCCTCAAGAACCAAACAAGCCAAAGTACCATGAGGTTTTCTACTTAATGCATCAGCAACCACACTTGCTTTTCCAGGATGATATTGCAAAGTGAAATCATAATCTTCCATGTACTCAACCCATCTTCTTTGCCTCAATTTCAAGTCTCTTTTAGTAAAgagatactttaaactcttatgattagATTATAATTCAAACTTTGCCCCATATAAGTAAAATATCCAAATTTTCAAGGCAAAAATCACTACTACAAGTTCCAAGTCATGTGTAGGGTAGTTCTTCTCATGTGGCTTCAATTGGCGTGAAGCATAGCCAACAAACTTGCCATTTTGCACGAGAACTCCTTCTAAACCAGTACCGGAAGCATCAGTGAATACCACATACGATTCATCACTATTAGGCACAGTGAGAACAGTTGCCGTAGTCAATTTTTGCTTAAGTTCTCTGAAAGCTTCTTCCCAACTATCATCCCACACGAACTTTAAATCCTTTCTAATTAGCTTTGTCAAAGGCGTAGCAATTCGAGAAAAATTCACCATAAAGCAACGATAGTAACCTACTAGCCCAAGAAACTTTGAACCTCAGTAACATTCTTTGGTCTTTCCCACTACAAGATAGAATCTATCTTTGCAAGATCCACAGTAATGCCTTCTTGAGATATTACATGCCCTAAGAATTGGACCACGTCATCCAGAAGTCACAATTTTCTTTCTCAGCATATAATTGATGGTCCCTCAAAGTTTGCAACACAATTGTTAAATGTTGTGCATGGTCCTCAGGTGTCTTGGAATAGATTAAAATGTCATCAATAAAAacaaccacaaacttatccaaataaggTCTAAAGATTCTATTCTTAAGGTCCATAAATGTTGTAGGTGCATTCGTCAATCCAAATGGCATTACCAAAAACTCAAAGTGTCCATAACGTGTTCTGAAAGCAgttttaggaatatcctcttccttaatcctcaattgatgatagcctgacctcaaatcaatcttggaaaaacacTTTAAACCTCCAAGCTAATCAAACAACTCATCTAtcattggcaaaggatacttgttcttaattttcaTATGATTCAATTTCCTATAATCGATGCACAGTCGTAAGGATCCATCTGCTTCCTtgacaaacaaaactggagctccccatggggAAGTACTGTTCTTGATGTACCTTTATCCATTTGCTCACCCAATTGGTTTTCAATTTAGCCAACTCTGCAGGTGCCATGCGATAAGGTGCAATAAAAACTGGTTGAGTCTCGGGAATCAAATCAATGTAAAACTCGATCTCTCTATCAGGTGGTAGTCCTGGAAAATCCTTAGGAAATACATCTGGAAAGCCACTAACCACTAATACTCAAGGAAACTTGTCTAGAGGCCTAGACTCATCTTCAATTGCAAACAGACTCCCATAACACTCTGAGTTTCTTTTCCCACCTAAACATTCCTTAAGGATAGGATTCTGCC is a window of Humulus lupulus chromosome 4, drHumLupu1.1, whole genome shotgun sequence DNA encoding:
- the LOC133832217 gene encoding uncharacterized protein LOC133832217, translated to MVNFSRIATPLTKLIRKDLKFVWDDSWEEAFRELKQKLTTATVLTVPNSDESYVVFTDASGTGLEGVLVQNGKFVGYASRQLKPHEKNYPTHDLELYLFTKRDLKLRQRRWVEYMEDYDFTLQYHPGKASVVADALSRKPHGTLACLVLEDWKRTIMMGDYELEYYEGKYIVIVDRLAKSALFIPIRKDYKHGLPSSIVSDRDPQFTSRFWRALQNALGTELNLSTTHHPQTDGQSEKTIQTLEDRLRCCILDFGGSWGEHLSLVEFSYNNIYQTSIGMAPYEALYGRACRSHLYWTEPN